The DNA region GTCAAACCTCTTCCCACTACAGTAATGTCCGACCAGTGTCGCTAGAATCGATAAAAAACGGTCGATTTTCCCACTCCGCCTTCTCCCcttcactatcccattccatCACCATGAGTCATGAGAATactcccccactaagaccgtagactggtCGCGTAACATGTCACGTATTAATCTggttatcagagagggggtaaactgtattcccctcgatttccccgaTCTAGCGACACTGCAATTGAGACAAATGTGCCCACTCCTACCCATACGGcaacgatgaagtctaagagtgggggtAAAACCTAAGCGGGGAATGTGCCGCGTATGACTCGCGAAccacaagttggaactccctgatcTACAGTATACCTGATCATACTCCATTTGTTCACGTCTTGCGTCTACTTCTGGATTTTATTTGACACgatggaaacaaatttttgaattCTGCTGAAACAGTATAATTTGAAACTGGCTCACGTATACATTAAACAGAGACCCGTATATTAATGTTTCAAATTACGGGTTACAACACCGTATACACATTCGAATACAATGTATATACTATCGACCTCCATCTGACAACAAAAACTGCAtcatcatttatttattaacatataaatatttagtGTATAAATAAAGAAATGCATGACAAATGTTATCTGGTGTAATATAGAAACATTTCTAGAGATATGCGACATGAaactataaattaaaaaaaacgaaacgttacttaaaatgaaaacaaaatttgtacACGTAACCGTTCAAAACGTTACATTTCTTAACAATATGAACAACCGCGGTTACATAAATAATTActctaaattaataaaatcttaGGTTTCgaggtaataaataaatacaaggtAATAATGATATATACTAATAATCGcgtaacaaaataataaaaaaaagaaaacaaagtaCGTTCGTCTTGACACAGTGATCATTCATAAATTCTTCGTTGCATACGGTATCTTTTTCATAATGAACTTTCCGATTTCAATTATATGTGTCCGGTTTTTGGAATTTGTGGAGCTAAGGTgtatgaaattaaataaaaaaataaatattaataatattgtaaaacGCTCGTGTCACAGGGTAAGTACTAATGCTCTCTGCAATTGTTGTGATAATACTATAAGTACAGTTTGTTATTATACTtttattcgtgacatatcaaaaGAAAGCTCAGCAAGAGTCATAACGACACTTAATTCCCTACAAATGTACGAAAAAAAGCATTGAAACTGTACTTTATGTAATAGAGCATCTCTAAGGTAATTTCGCTAGACTTTACAACCTACGTTAGAAGTGTCTCTAACAGTGGACTTAGTCGTTACAGGTTCTCATCTAAATACGAATCTTTCTGTCTAAGCTACAATCTAGTTTCAATCAAAGTCACTTCGCAATTTCACTTCAAATACTGTATTTAGTGGATGGCATAATGACTTTAAGGTAGTTGAAGGTCAATgagtcattttttaattaacctTTTCGGTACGATTGCAGATTATAGTTCACGGTCACCAAATACTCAAGATGAttgcttttctttcttttttatataacTGTTATAAATTGTCTTCGGTGAATTTAATTCGGCATTTATGTGTATTCGGTAGATTATGCATTCCCATCCGATATACTTCTTCATTTGTGCATTATTAACACATTGCTGATCAGCTGTTTTATGCAAACATTAACGCGTGTCACTGGCTATTTTCGTAACCGGGTAGAACGATCAAGCAGACATTATCcaatacaataaataataatacaatgAAATCTCACAGATTTTGGCCTTCgataattataatacatatgtgTTTAGGCCAGGCTACAACGTTTGTGCATGAGAACACTTGTATATAGTTTGTAACCGGTCAACAAGCTGTTATCAACGCGACCATAGGAAAAAATTCAACGTGACGATATAGAATTTCGTCGTCCCTAGAGTTTCGGCCATTGAATTGCACTTCGTGGATGTCTCTGCCGTACCAAAAAGGTCGAATTGGTGATGTTGTTACTCGAAGTATACTCACTGAAATGCATTCGAAATTAATATCTATTATTATTGTGTCCCTTAAACACTATTGCGATGTATTTCTTATGTTGGCTCCACGTATTGCTACCAGCCACGTTACCTTCctcttaatttttattaatttttctttttctctttttttttaacaaagtgACAATTCTTTTTTGTCTTTTCAATACCCGAGATTGTTTCCGCCCCTACCACCTGTTTATTAAATCAGTCGAGTTGTTATTGCGTTTTCAAGGAACGCCCTATCTTCATTGCAGAATTATATAACTAAATGCATGTGGGGTATTCTATTTATTCTTTTCAGAGGTCTCTATTTCACACATGTTAAGCGTATCCGTGATGGTATATGtaccaacaaaaaaaaaacacacacacacaaattaAAATACAGATATATTAACAAATGTGAAATAGGAATCTCTAAATACACAAGGTAAACGTTACACGTATCGCAGATCTAAATACGAGCAACGCATGTACTTAAATGGATACTTTCGTTTCACGTGTACCTGTGAAATGAATACATGTTCAAAGCTGTGACCTCCCAATACTTTTATCTTCcaacaaaatattaatttatcattagtagactgcagatgttcatgcaatttttgtagacgtattttaagagaaactcgaatcaaatgaaatcttattttccgtggtagtagcctcttttagatctaaaataaattaaaatcgcactaaattctgtcgtattttatgtcctagcattttttgaagtttcaaaagccataattgcataaagattcgcagtctaatcattagttaatatttatattgttatacattatatataacGTTCCATTTGTATGTATATACCATATAACATTATAAATTCATTTCATAATATATCCTGCAAGTTTGCAATATTTTCTATGCAAGAGCAAAGATCTTCGAGAGCTCTCGTGCCGTGCTCGTATGAACGTATTTAGTTATGTTACTATTGTGATTACTTCAGAGTAACAAGTATATTTCTAGCTGCGGAGCAAAGACAGCGGCGTTTCTGTTTACAATGTTATCATTCGTTAATAATAGTgttaatgtttaataaatagATACCGCAATTATCATTGAAcgtactttttttttaaacatatgtatatataatatatattacatacatagatatacatatatatgtaatatatatatgtacatacatacgcatatgtattatatatatatatatacatgcatgtgtgtaataaattaattgaatatattaCCGCATAGTCGGGTACGTTCTACGTGCTAAATTTTTAGGTTTAAACTTAGGTTTACCTTGTGGCTAGCTGATGGTACGATCCGAGCTGTTTTTCTTCGTTTCGCTTGATGGCATAGTAGAAATATTCGTCGAGGAAGATGAAACACTGTCCTTAGACAGGCTACCGTTCGGTGTTAATTTGTTGCTACTATCTTGCGGAGTACTGCTCTTTTTATTGTTGTCACAATCTTTCACGCTATCGTCAGTGGCTTTACATGGTTCGTTACACTCATGCTTAGTACTGTTTGTTTGTTCCTTAGTCATTTCACTGTTTTCTACACTGCTGCTGTTTTCAAAGATGCCTTCTTTGAGCAGTACATCTCTAAACGTGGCCAAGGTTTTACGGAGCGTTATGCAAAAACCTCTAGATGCAGGTATCAACGGAAATTCAGGGAGAATCTTGTTGTCTAAAAGAAGAAAGGACTATTACTTTATGAACTATCACTTTAACCCTCACACGGTCTGTTGATCATTTCTAGGAGATAAGCTTATTTTTGCTTCTGAAGAAATAGCAATGcctggactgtggatctttatgcaaaataaaaatgttttgcattgattgtggaagcaggaataacataaaaattgatttcatcccttaacgactttgttgcgCTAAACGCAACATtataacattcttgaattttttaaatcttttactgttttatatttcgtccaaccaatttcttcataattccataaagatccgcagtttaataatgacaataattaaattttatttcatccaaGCAATCAACAGTGATTACGAATATCTTTAGcgttattttgaataaagatcgTACGAGGGTTAAATTAATATACAGGCAACAAGAAGGAAAGAGAAAATGATTGCGACGTACCAACGTCTGATATCTGTTTAAACGTAGTGGGTGTTACCGGAGACAGTGGATGTTGATTGTTGTGTTGTTCAGAAATTTCCATCCACAAGTCTAACCGTTGTAAAAATTTCTTCGAGTGTCTCTTAAAATGTTCAACAATGATGTCTTTGAAAATAGTTGGCGGGTGCTGTAGTAGTTTGGTCTGAGCTTGAACTAATTTCAGCACAACCATCTCATTATACATCCTTGAATTCTCTCTTCCTTCTTGGGAGCCCTTCTGTTTCTCGAAACCGGCTTCGTTGAAGTATGGCTCGGGTACTAGAATAAGGCCCTGAATTGAGACTATAACTTGCAATAACGTTGAAGAACTTGTCCATACTTCTGTTCCACGACCAGACCACGTTCCAAGCAGACTCACGCATACTTTACCATCTTCGTAGAGATTAGGATTTAATTTATCGTTACAATAGGATATATAATGGCAGAGCGGAGGAGCGACCGGGTAATCGGCGGACAATTGAAAATCAAACAGGAAGAGACCGTCCTCGTATGGTGTTTTTTCCGGTCCGCGAAACATTACCGAGTATAAATCTATCCTATCTTCGAATCCTTTCACCCATATACCCGGTGGAAGCGAACTCTTCAAGAGTTTTAACTCCTTGGAAACAGTGCGGAAAAAGTTTGTGGGGTCTGTAGGTTGGAACAtggttaatttaaatttatgacTATCCGGAGCCGTTTCCTCTATAGAAAATCCTTCTCCCTCTGCATATATCGGTGGTGGAATCTCTACAGAAGATTCAGACGGCTCCTGTACTAATTCTACACGTGtctcttcttcctttttctgCTTCTTCAAAGGAGACAAACCCTTCTCGGCATCGGATAACGACATTTTCGACAATCCAAATCTTTTAGAAACTTCTGCGTGCGCCAGGACAAGCTGAGCCTTTATCAAGGTGCACAGTTTCACACAGACTTGAGAACCTGCCACGTGAGAACTAGTTACTTGTGTCTGCGTCTTCGTGGCTTTATGCGCATCGAGTTTCTCTGCTGAACGATCCTGTACGTTGTTTACATCCTCGCTAAGCAGAAATTCTCCGCTCGACTCGCTCGAACCGGATTCTTTCTTCGAATTTTCAGCAGAATACAGTCCAGAATCTTCTGGATTAGGATTGACATTGATGAACAATCGATCGCTCGATTCTTCAACTTTCTCGTTCTGGTGTTGTTTGTCCGTGTCTTCGTTGTTCTTATTATCGACAGATTCCGTCATATCCGTTACCGTAATTACTTTCTCGCTGTTTTCTATATCATTCTTTTCTATGTTTTCCTCGGATTCGCCGGGTTTATGAGTAAATAATCTTGTTACTTGATCCGCCATACGTTGCGCCACGTTGGCTCGACCACGTTCTCGAACTCTTTCCAATAATCCTTGGAAATGGCTTTCGTGAAAAAAGGAAGTTCCCATAAGCTTGTCCATGTATCGACAATCTTTATATACTTCTAATAATTTCCTCATGACCTCAGTCGTCTGAAGCGACGGGTTCTGAGTGAAGATTTCTTCCAGCCTGGACATCGCGATTCGGGCTTTTTCAATGTGCGCGGCCAATTTCGGCTTTATATTTACTAACTCCGTTTGTTCTGTTCCATCGGTGTCGGCGATAAAACAATCTTCCAATTCCGTTTCCCACGATGCATCCGACGACACGTCATCCCATAATTCACCTTCGTCACTGTCATATTCGCCTACCTTGTACAGATCTTGAGGCCAACACATACTTACGTGACCATCGACCCACCACACTTTGACTCGACCCTCTGGATAATTATCTAGCACTTGACCAGCAGTGCATCCAGCGTCTTCCCCTTCGAAATTGGCTATTCGAATTACTAACGTGCCAGGTCTGTATTGAAAATCTGGATGATCCTTCAAATCGTATACACTGACCTCGCGTTCTTCTATCAAAATTGgtctaacaaatatttttacgcAGATTAATATTGTTCCCCACGAAATTTAATTGATTTCAATTTAGAAACGATTACTTACTGTGGACTTTGACTAGATGTATACGTTTTGAACCATTTTATTTTCGCCGTTCTACCTTGGTGATCAACGCTTTGAACTACACCGTACATTCGCGATTCTTCCTTTTGATCGACTACAAAATCACCTGGGAAGAACTCTTTATCATCTAAGTGGTGAATCGGGTAAAGTTGCGTCGATGGAATGCCTAAATAAATATAACGGTAGAGATTGGACATGTTATATATAATCGTTatactgcgtatctttatgcaaaatcaaaattgtctgtatcgattgcaagattatttcttcccttaatgattttaatagaggacaaATCatctattgacatcttcaatttgtcaaattttccaacaactttgaatttcatctactcaattttgctataaatgcataaagatccgcagtctaataattatgtaATCGATAGAGGcgcgcgagaacccgaaaatgtcgggtAACCCGTTCCCGGCCAAACATTTTCGGAATCCGGCACACCTCCAGTAATCAAGAAAATTTCTTTAGTATAGTACCGAATTCTACCGAGCCATCTTGCCATACAACATTAGCTTTTGTATTTGTAGATAATGTTTCTACCACGATTTTAGTTCCTGGAATAAGTGGGACCGGTGGTATCTTCTTCTTTGCTTTGCACAGTTTCTTCTTTTTCAACACTTTAGTCATTAAAGCTGGACCCTTTTTCTTTTTGCCCATAGAAGACATACTGGAACAACCGCTAGATATCTGTGCACACAAAGTTATTTATTACATCCGCTGATTCTGGAACAACATAAAACGTAGCAAGAAACCTTACCGAAGCACTGTCACTTTGCGAACCTGTGTCTTCTGTATCCCAATCGTCTgaactttcagtattttggttttgtgctGGGGGCATTAGGGTGTTATTGCTTGTCACGTTTTGTaggttattaatattattttgagCATTCTCCTCTAATTTCTGTTGCTCGTTATCTTTGTCCTTGTCCTTATCCTTCTTTTTCTCTTCGACTGGTTTAGTGATACTAATGTTCGGACGTGTTTTTTTCGGACTATGCTTAGGAACTGGAAAAACACCTCTTTGCAGCTTCCTCCATTGTTCTCGTGTAATGACACTTTCATCACCTTTAATTACATAGAAATTTCGATCTCCCACTTGTACAGTTGAAGGTTCAAatacatttaataatttcaattttttcaagttttctccTTCCACTACAAACTTTGGTTGCGCTTGATCCGACCAAGCACCGTCCTTTGAATAGGCTCTGCACTGCCAATGTACTCCTACCCAATCTGTCTCTACCTTTTCGACAGTTACTTTTGTCATTTTCAATGGCTTAGTTTTTCTTTTCGCTTTCATTTCTTTTGTACATGTAATCCACTGTGCATCTTCTAGGCAGTGAACTGGTCCCCACAAACATTGACCGGGATAAAACTCGGAGGAATGAGGAAAGTCGTTATCCTAAAAGATTTTCATTGTATCATGATAATGTCAAGAAATCATTTGAACATCATTCGAATGCTTACGCCATCCCGTTTCTCTTCTAACTGTCCTAAGACACGAGAATCCATTTCGTTCACGACACAACGTGATCCATCGGGCGTAGTCAGCCACAGTTTAAAGTGTGCCATTTTAATTCCGCCGACCCACGAATCCATGCAAACAGCTATATCTGTTGCGAACTCCTACAAACAGAGACAAGTAACAATAATGTATAAAATTGCCAAAAGCAATCACTATACCATCGACAGATTACATACTTCTAAAGAAACTAAATCCTCGCTCCTAATATTTGTAAGGACCTGTTTAGTACCAGTCGCTTGTATGCAAGCAGTCAATTCAATTTCCCTACAATATCCTCTTTGCGTGTCTTTCCCTTTGATCATTCGACGTACGACATCCCCTGGCATAAGTGTTCTGTCCGCCAAGTAGACCTATGAATGAAATATCTAACATTCGTTAAGGggatagtctcgtttccaggattgcaatggtGCGGaattgtaatttgcattattcggcagcatgtaggcATCGCAGCTTTAAGCTTCCGAATAGCACAAATTACGCCtggtaaacataaaaataggacttttgaggacgactgcagcctagattgatcttttatctagcgcttctgactactgaaaaacccctatcgcctgcattatcgagaaatgagaaagtgcatcccgcacccttataATCCTGGAAACATCCGTAATATTTCAACGACCGCGGTATACACATCGAAACCGAATTCAAATTCGAATTTAGAATTCGGTCGGTTCGCGTGACAGGTGTGGCTGTTCGGAAACTTAAAAACATAAATACATACTAGAGAAAGaaggtatatatgtataatagaatGAAATTACAAGGTATCGTTTTATGTGACCGATAATCGTTCGGCCAGTGACGAACGAATGATGTTATATTATGAAGTCTGGAATACCTTCTTCGCGTTGACTAACTCCCCGACACCGGGGGGATGCCAGACCACGCGAATCTCGCTATGAATGAAATATCTAACATTCGTTAAACCCACAATATTCCAACGACCGCGGTATATTTACACATCGAAACCGAATTCAAATTCGAATTTAGCATTCAGTCGGAGATATGGTTCGCGTGACAGGTGTCGCTGTTCGGAAACTTAAAAACGTAAATACTAGAGAAAGAAGGTATAATAGAATGAAATTACAAGGTATCGTTTTACGTGACCGATAATCGTTCGGCCAGTGACGAACGAATGATCTTATATTATGAAGTCTCGAATACCTTCTTCGCGTTGACTAACTCCTCGACACCGGAGGGATGCCAGACCACGCGAATCTCGCCCTTTTTTCTCTTCGGGCTCTCTTCGCTGTCGGAACTTTCCTCAGACAAATCCTCGTCGTCGTTTTCCATGACGATCCCGAATACAACGTTACCCTTCTTGTCCACACGGTAGACAACATCTTCGAAAAAGTACTGACACTCTACCCCTAAGTTCGTAGCCATCTTTCCTCTGATCACTGAATGGTATTTGGTCTCCGGCGACGACTGACAGAAGGTTACACGGCGCAACGATTACGGCGCACGTCACAACCAGGGAACTCGATTCCGACTGATTCCGACTGATTCCGACCCCGAACCCGACCCCAACCCCAATCCAAGGATCACCTTCGGGATGTCCCTTGATTGTTTCTCTCCGGTCGAGTTATTATCGACTCTCTTTCAATCGAGATTCTTTTTGCATTTTTCAACCGTCACTTTCCACAGTCTATACAAATATTTTGATTTAATGTCACATTGAACTATACCTACACACTGTATAGTGTGTACGCACGCATATACACGGTGTCCCAATCATTCGACATTCATTACttagacaacggatctttatgcaaaataaacattttccatcTGATTTGCgacaaattggagtgaaatagaaattcatgtAGCCAAccgaaatgtatagattatttaaaaacttttgtattgggttggtaagaaagtaatttcgttgttattacacatttcgcaagtgtccggatacttttgagcggtagtgtactTCAATAAATTGTTAACTGTTATTAATCTCTTTCTTATTCATGTAGTTTACATCATATGTTAATtcaaaataataatagaaaGGAGTTGATTACAAGTTTGAACAAATTTTGAGCCACTGGTTCAACGAGCTCAGCTTTTAGAAATGGGTTCATATTAGGAACTGGCTGAATCTTATAGTAATATTCATCAATTACCGCTGTTGTCTTCTATACGACTATGTCAACCAAAGAGATGAGGTATCTTTTATTTGTTTGGTGAAGAAAATCCGCATACATAATAAAATAGAACAGAACCAATTTATTAGGAGATTCTAGActattttatatgtacaattaacATACATAGTGGGATTTGCAGAAGTTTATCACATCGTCTAACGTTATTATCTTTATACGAAAATACAATTTCGTTATTGTTTAGACATCTCTTTACAGAGCAAACAACAGATCAAATAGTAATATCCACATAATTGATACATGAGAATTTTACAGTTTTctagaaaaaaatactgtcgaagccaaaaattatacatatatttttagaaaatatatgATTTGCGTGTacgcatatatatgtatacgtttaaaatgaaataatttgatTTAAGTGTAAAAGCTAATCAAGGTGTAAAGTAAGTAAAGGATGCATTGACTAGATAAGTAAATTGGACAAGTGTTTGGAGGTCATGGAAAAAATTTGTAGACTGCATgcagatctttatacaaaataaaaattgtctgcatcgattgcaagaaatagaaactacattgaatgttatttcttctcttaataattttcatagaggagaaatctagtattgacatcttcaattttttaaatttttcaacaattttgaattttatctaattaattttgttataaatgcataaagatccgcagtctaatttgcTATAGAAtcgtttttctgattagaaCAATTAAACTGCAAAATGAGTACGTTGAAATCCTTGGCCCAGACTTTGTAGTATAGTCTGTACCACATGTTCATTCTGATGGTAAAAGACATAAGCATCAAATTTGGTTGCTCGACTGCAGTTAGTATCTCTGAAAACACaagtaaaaatataattacacatGCATACGTTATTAATAGAGGgagtataatattatattacccTGCGATAAAAGCaaaatagtttggaatttttacAGTACGGCCGCAAGAAGAGATTTCCATGTAACTTTGTTTACATAATACCTAAACGTTTAAATAAATATCaccattaatatattatatacttCTATACGTGAACAGTTCTATATATACGTACTTTATCATCCGTCTCTTGAGTCACTCTAATGCCAATTTCTAAACATTCAAATTTAACAGACactaattttaaattttctgaTTTTAACACCTGGGTGATCGCCCTTTCAATTTGTTTAACATCTCCCTGTGTACCAATATACATAGAACCGCAATATTTAATCGAAAATCCTGCATTTAATGACTTCTGTATTGGCTTAGATACATCGGATTTTTCTTCATGATCTTGTTTGTTTGAATTCAGCTTTCTTAAAAGTTTCTTCAGACAATCGACACCTGAGCTTTGTATCAAATGTATTATTGGAGCATATATTTCTTGGGTATCCTTATTGCGATgctagaaaattataatattaagaaAACGTACTGTTCTATATAATTTAAGGTTCACTATTTAGTTCAGAAATACATACTTTAATTACATATAAGCTCACAGGTTGACCCACAGTTTTCCTCATAATTCTAGACAATTGACCCTTAGTGCTGGATGTTATGGCATACCCATTTATCTCATCTAGAATATCACCGATTTCGATCTTATCCTAGCAAAACATAAAGCGAATAAAACTATGAATTACAATGAATGAATATCATAGTTTAAAAGTAAATAATCTTCTACTTCTTACATCTTCGGCAGCTACAGAATTTTTGCCTAGATTTATTATTAAAGCTTTCCCTTTGATAAAACTGGAATAGAAAGAAAAGTGAGATTTGGCATAAAAATTCGCGTGTATAATTTCAATTTCTTACCATACAGAGATTCCTAAGCTTTTACACGGCACTAATTCTAGCGCTGTGCATTCTGGTAGGTCCCAACTCTCATCCAAAAAACTAGAATTccgtaaatttaatttaaagtttAGTTTACTACTTTGTAGTAATacagataaaaatatttcaccaAGAATTTCATCTCCTAAGATACTGTTTTTATCATAGTAATCTATAGCCATCAATGGTGTCCTCACCTAAATCATTTTATGTAAGTCGATTTATCTAAATAGTTTTATGTGCAGTAATTAACACTTTGCTGACTGGCAATTTGAAGACAAAATGGTAAGATAACTAAGAATACCTAAAATATTCTTAAAA from Lasioglossum baleicum chromosome 11, iyLasBale1, whole genome shotgun sequence includes:
- the LOC143213360 gene encoding (E3-independent) E2 ubiquitin-conjugating enzyme UBE2O isoform X1 — protein: MATNLGVECQYFFEDVVYRVDKKGNVVFGIVMENDDEDLSEESSDSEESPKRKKGEIRVVWHPSGVEELVNAKKVYLADRTLMPGDVVRRMIKGKDTQRGYCREIELTACIQATGTKQVLTNIRSEDLVSLEEFATDIAVCMDSWVGGIKMAHFKLWLTTPDGSRCVVNEMDSRVLGQLEEKRDGDNDFPHSSEFYPGQCLWGPVHCLEDAQWITCTKEMKAKRKTKPLKMTKVTVEKVETDWVGVHWQCRAYSKDGAWSDQAQPKFVVEGENLKKLKLLNVFEPSTVQVGDRNFYVIKGDESVITREQWRKLQRGVFPVPKHSPKKTRPNISITKPVEEKKKDKDKDKDNEQQKLEENAQNNINNLQNVTSNNTLMPPAQNQNTESSDDWDTEDTGSQSDSASISSGCSSMSSMGKKKKGPALMTKVLKKKKLCKAKKKIPPVPLIPGTKIVVETLSTNTKANVVWQDGSVEFGIPSTQLYPIHHLDDKEFFPGDFVVDQKEESRMYGVVQSVDHQGRTAKIKWFKTYTSSQSPQPILIEEREVSVYDLKDHPDFQYRPGTLVIRIANFEGEDAGCTAGQVLDNYPEGRVKVWWVDGHVSMCWPQDLYKVGEYDSDEGELWDDVSSDASWETELEDCFIADTDGTEQTELVNIKPKLAAHIEKARIAMSRLEEIFTQNPSLQTTEVMRKLLEVYKDCRYMDKLMGTSFFHESHFQGLLERVRERGRANVAQRMADQVTRLFTHKPGESEENIEKNDIENSEKVITVTDMTESVDNKNNEDTDKQHQNEKVEESSDRLFINVNPNPEDSGLYSAENSKKESGSSESSGEFLLSEDVNNVQDRSAEKLDAHKATKTQTQVTSSHVAGSQVCVKLCTLIKAQLVLAHAEVSKRFGLSKMSLSDAEKGLSPLKKQKKEEETRVELVQEPSESSVEIPPPIYAEGEGFSIEETAPDSHKFKLTMFQPTDPTNFFRTVSKELKLLKSSLPPGIWVKGFEDRIDLYSVMFRGPEKTPYEDGLFLFDFQLSADYPVAPPLCHYISYCNDKLNPNLYEDGKVCVSLLGTWSGRGTEVWTSSSTLLQVIVSIQGLILVPEPYFNEAGFEKQKGSQEGRENSRMYNEMVVLKLVQAQTKLLQHPPTIFKDIIVEHFKRHSKKFLQRLDLWMEISEQHNNQHPLSPVTPTTFKQISDVDNKILPEFPLIPASRGFCITLRKTLATFRDVLLKEGIFENSSSVENSEMTKEQTNSTKHECNEPCKATDDSVKDCDNNKKSSTPQDSSNKLTPNGSLSKDSVSSSSTNISTMPSSETKKNSSDRTIS
- the LOC143213360 gene encoding (E3-independent) E2 ubiquitin-conjugating enzyme UBE2O isoform X2 encodes the protein MPGDVVRRMIKGKDTQRGYCREIELTACIQATGTKQVLTNIRSEDLVSLEEFATDIAVCMDSWVGGIKMAHFKLWLTTPDGSRCVVNEMDSRVLGQLEEKRDGDNDFPHSSEFYPGQCLWGPVHCLEDAQWITCTKEMKAKRKTKPLKMTKVTVEKVETDWVGVHWQCRAYSKDGAWSDQAQPKFVVEGENLKKLKLLNVFEPSTVQVGDRNFYVIKGDESVITREQWRKLQRGVFPVPKHSPKKTRPNISITKPVEEKKKDKDKDKDNEQQKLEENAQNNINNLQNVTSNNTLMPPAQNQNTESSDDWDTEDTGSQSDSASISSGCSSMSSMGKKKKGPALMTKVLKKKKLCKAKKKIPPVPLIPGTKIVVETLSTNTKANVVWQDGSVEFGIPSTQLYPIHHLDDKEFFPGDFVVDQKEESRMYGVVQSVDHQGRTAKIKWFKTYTSSQSPQPILIEEREVSVYDLKDHPDFQYRPGTLVIRIANFEGEDAGCTAGQVLDNYPEGRVKVWWVDGHVSMCWPQDLYKVGEYDSDEGELWDDVSSDASWETELEDCFIADTDGTEQTELVNIKPKLAAHIEKARIAMSRLEEIFTQNPSLQTTEVMRKLLEVYKDCRYMDKLMGTSFFHESHFQGLLERVRERGRANVAQRMADQVTRLFTHKPGESEENIEKNDIENSEKVITVTDMTESVDNKNNEDTDKQHQNEKVEESSDRLFINVNPNPEDSGLYSAENSKKESGSSESSGEFLLSEDVNNVQDRSAEKLDAHKATKTQTQVTSSHVAGSQVCVKLCTLIKAQLVLAHAEVSKRFGLSKMSLSDAEKGLSPLKKQKKEEETRVELVQEPSESSVEIPPPIYAEGEGFSIEETAPDSHKFKLTMFQPTDPTNFFRTVSKELKLLKSSLPPGIWVKGFEDRIDLYSVMFRGPEKTPYEDGLFLFDFQLSADYPVAPPLCHYISYCNDKLNPNLYEDGKVCVSLLGTWSGRGTEVWTSSSTLLQVIVSIQGLILVPEPYFNEAGFEKQKGSQEGRENSRMYNEMVVLKLVQAQTKLLQHPPTIFKDIIVEHFKRHSKKFLQRLDLWMEISEQHNNQHPLSPVTPTTFKQISDVDNKILPEFPLIPASRGFCITLRKTLATFRDVLLKEGIFENSSSVENSEMTKEQTNSTKHECNEPCKATDDSVKDCDNNKKSSTPQDSSNKLTPNGSLSKDSVSSSSTNISTMPSSETKKNSSDRTIS
- the LOC143213368 gene encoding uncharacterized protein LOC143213368, which encodes MTISSIDNAMTVSSPLIKELKGWTRKLTECDRGIDDRNLDLPLFCKCLEKCLQQGVLMSLTPIGFPKLPDAWYWMEEIAEKHFSSSSTYPLMVEQVKLNPKVQTSTGRFRLLIRTCLMRKCLHMPIELLVRTPLMAIDYYDKNSILGDEILGEIFLSVLLQSSKLNFKLNLRNSSFLDESWDLPECTALELVPCKSLGISVCFIKGKALIINLGKNSVAAEDDKIEIGDILDEINGYAITSSTKGQLSRIMRKTVGQPVSLYVIKHRNKDTQEIYAPIIHLIQSSGVDCLKKLLRKLNSNKQDHEEKSDVSKPIQKSLNAGFSIKYCGSMYIGTQGDVKQIERAITQVLKSENLKLVSVKFECLEIGIRVTQETDDKVLCKQSYMEISSCGRTVKIPNYFAFIAGDTNCSRATKFDAYVFYHQNEHVVQTILQSLGQGFQRTHFAV